Proteins from one Podarcis raffonei isolate rPodRaf1 chromosome 1, rPodRaf1.pri, whole genome shotgun sequence genomic window:
- the LOC128402698 gene encoding olfactory receptor 1020-like, translating into MADRNSSRVKVFVFTGFTDRPELAATLFALFLMNYGITIVGNLGMLLLIRVDACLHNPMYFFLSNLSFLDICYSTTISPRLLIDLLRERKAITYPECLVQFYFYATFATTECYLLAAMAYDRYMAICNPLTYTITMSQKVCAFLVAGSYIAGSVNAMIHTGCLTRLSFCGPNVIDHFYCEAPPVLQLSCSDTSVNLYVLFAFVGFNLVITHLTVLISYSYIVVTILRIRSAESRQKAFSTCSSHLMAVIILYGSFFFMYLQPSSSTKGKKVASLLYAVVIPMLNPLIYSLRNKEVKSALGRVVEKYVR; encoded by the coding sequence ATGGCTGACAGGAACAGCAGTAGAGTGAAGGTGTTTGTGTTCACGGGATTCACTGATCGTCCAGAGTTGGCTGCTACCTTGTTTGCATTGTTTCTCATGAACTATGGCATTACAATTGTGGGGAATCTCGGGATGCTTTTGTTAATTAGGGTCGATGCTTGCCTTCACAaccccatgtatttcttccttaGTAATCTGTCCTTCTTAGACATTTGCTATTCAACTACCATCAGTCCCAGGCTGCTGATTGACCTCTTAAGGGAAAGGAAAGCGATTACGTATCCTGAGTGTCTAGTTCAATTCTATTTCTATGCAACTTTTGCCACCACTGAGTGTTACCTCCTGGCTGCTATGGCATATGATCGCTACATGGCCATCTGCAACCCACTCACCTATACAATCACCATGTCTCAGAAAGTTTGTGCTTTTCTGGTGGCTGGTTCATACATTGCCGGATCAGTGAATGCTATGATACACACAGGATGTTTGACTCGTTTATCGTTCTGTGGCCCTAACGTCATTGATCATTTTTACTGTGAAGCTCCCCCAGTTCTTCAACTTTCCTGTTCTGATACAAGTGTAAATTTGTATGTGCTGTTTGCATTTGTGGGCTTTAACCTGGTGATCACTCATTTGACAGTCCTTATCTCTTACTCTTATATTGTTGTCACTATTCTGAGAATCCGTTCAGCTGAGAGTCGGCAAAAAGCCTTCTCCACCTGCTCCTCTCACCTGATGGCTGTCATCATCCTTTATGGAAGCTTTTTCTTTATGTATCTCCAACCTAGTTCATCAACCAAAGGAAAGAAAGTGGCCTCTTTGTTGTATGCGGTGGTAATACCCATGCTAAACCCCCTCATCTACAGCTTGAGGAACAAGGAGGTGAAGAGTGCTTTGGGACGGGTAGTGGAGAAGTATGTTCGCTAA
- the LOC128419064 gene encoding olfactory receptor 1009-like produces the protein MADRNSSRVKVFVFMGFTDSPELAATMFALFLMNYGITIVGNLGMLLLIRADACLHTPMYFFLSSLSFLDLCYSTTISPRLLIDLLREKKVITYTECLVQFYFYVTFATTECYLLAAMAYDRYMTICNPLTYTITMSQKVCVCLVAGSYIAGSVNAMIHTGCITRLSFCGPNVIDHFFCEGPPVFELSCSDTSVNLYAMFAFVGFNLVVTHLTVLISYSYIVVTILRIRSAESRQKAFSTCSSHLMAVIILYGSFFFMYLQPSSSTKGKKVASLLYAVVIPMLNPLIYSLRNKEVKSALGRVVEKYVR, from the coding sequence atggctgACAGGAACAGCAGTAGAGTGAAGGTGTTTGTGTTCATGGGATTCACTGACAGTCCAGAGTTGGCTGCTACCATGTTTGCATTGTTTCTCATGAACTATGGCATTACAATTGTAGGGAATCTCGGGATGCTTTTGTTAATTAGGGCCGATGCTTGCCTTCAcacccccatgtatttcttccttaGTAGTTTGTCCTTCTTAGACCTTTGCTATTCAACCACCATCAGTCCCAGGCTGCTGATAGACCTTTTAAGGGAAAAGAAAGTGATTACTTATACTGAGTGTCTAGTTCAATTCTATTTCTATGTCACTTTTGCCACCACTGAGTGTTACCTCCTGGCTGCTATGGCATATGATCGCTACATGACCATCTGCAACCCACTCACCTATACAATCACCATGTCTCAGAAAGTCTGTGTTTGCCTGGTGGCTGGTTCATACATTGCTGGATCTGTCAATGCTATGATACACACAGGTTGTATAACTCGTTTATCCTTCTGTGGCCCTAATGTCATCGATCATTTTTTTTGTGAAGGTCCCCCAGTTTTTGAACTTTCCTGTTCTGATACAAGTGTAAATTTGTATGCGATGTTTGCATTTGTGGGCTTTAACCTGGTGGTCACTCATTTGACAGTCCTTATCTCTTACTCTTATATTGTTGTCACTATTCTGAGAATCCGTTCAGCTGAGAGTCGGCAAAAAGCCTTCTCCACCTGCTCCTCTCACCTGATGGCTGTCATCATCCTTTATGGAAGCTTTTTCTTTATGTATCTCCAACCTAGTTCATCAACCAAAGGAAAGAAAGTGGCCTCTTTGTTGTATGCGGTGGTAATACCCATGCTAAACCCCCTCATCTACAGCTTGAGGAACAAGGAGGTGAAGAGTGCTTTGGGACGGGTAGTGGAGAAGTATGTTCGCTAA